The Amylolactobacillus amylophilus DSM 20533 = JCM 1125 genome contains a region encoding:
- the gmk gene encoding guanylate kinase translates to MSEKGLLIVLSGPSGVGKGTVRQKMVESKLFEFQYSVSMTTRKPRPGEVDGEDYYFTTKDKFKEAIANGKMLEHAQYVDNFYGTPLTPVKKMLAEGHDVLLEIEVNGAMKVREKMPDGVFIFLTPPDLMELKDRITKRGTDAAAVIEKRMAQAKVEIMMMENYDYAVVNDKVENAVNRIKDIVSSEHVRVPRVIDNYRKMIKEN, encoded by the coding sequence ATGTCCGAAAAGGGATTATTAATTGTTTTGTCTGGCCCCTCTGGTGTTGGAAAGGGGACCGTTCGTCAAAAAATGGTAGAGAGTAAATTATTTGAGTTTCAGTACTCGGTCTCGATGACTACAAGGAAACCGCGTCCGGGCGAAGTAGATGGAGAGGATTACTACTTTACGACGAAGGATAAATTTAAGGAGGCAATTGCAAACGGCAAGATGCTGGAGCATGCCCAATACGTTGATAATTTCTACGGTACGCCGCTAACGCCAGTTAAGAAGATGCTGGCTGAAGGACATGATGTTCTGCTGGAGATTGAAGTTAACGGTGCCATGAAGGTCCGTGAGAAAATGCCAGATGGTGTGTTTATTTTCCTCACACCACCCGATTTGATGGAACTGAAGGATCGGATAACAAAACGCGGCACAGACGCTGCTGCCGTCATCGAGAAGCGGATGGCCCAGGCCAAAGTTGAAATCATGATGATGGAGAACTATGATTATGCTGTCGTTAATGATAAAGTAGAGAATGCTGTTAACAGAATCAAAGACATTGTCTCAAGTGAACATGTTCGTGTGCCACGAGTAATCGATAATTATCGGAAAATGATAAAGGAGAATTAA
- the rpoZ gene encoding DNA-directed RNA polymerase subunit omega, translating to MISYPSIDKLLENVDSRYSLAILAAKRAHEIESGSVLVLDQYKSNKTVGKALEEIAAGSVTIDPDKKESI from the coding sequence ATGATTTCATACCCATCAATTGATAAATTACTAGAAAACGTTGATTCAAGATATTCTTTGGCAATACTCGCTGCTAAGCGTGCCCATGAAATCGAGAGTGGTTCGGTCCTAGTGTTAGATCAATATAAGTCAAACAAGACCGTTGGTAAGGCACTCGAGGAAATTGCGGCCGGTTCAGTTACCATTGACCCCGATAAGAAAGAATCAATTTAA
- the fmt gene encoding methionyl-tRNA formyltransferase, with translation MTKIIFMGTPQFSVTVLDGLLEAGYDVIAVVTQPDKKVGRKQKIVATPVKEFALKHNLPVYQPVKLSGSPELTELIEQQTDLIITAAYGQFLPTSFLNSARIAAVNVHGSLLPKYRGGAPIQYAVMNGDQETGITIMEMVKQMDAGDMYAQQALRITDQDTTGTMFTKLAILGRDLLLETLPGIIAGTVKKTPQDEALVTFSPNIRKEEEQLRTKMTAKQAHNVIRGLNPDPGAFMFFNGARLKVWQSEVVDVVTPYEAGFLVNNKRELTISLANGTVLRLLEVQPVGGKRMKASDFLNGRAKNLVVGTRVMTDE, from the coding sequence ATGACAAAAATAATATTCATGGGCACGCCCCAATTTTCAGTGACAGTCTTAGACGGCCTTTTAGAAGCGGGCTACGACGTGATTGCCGTCGTTACACAGCCGGATAAAAAGGTGGGTCGGAAACAAAAGATTGTGGCCACGCCGGTTAAGGAATTTGCACTAAAACATAATTTGCCAGTCTACCAGCCAGTAAAATTGAGTGGTAGTCCAGAGCTTACCGAACTAATTGAGCAGCAGACAGACCTAATTATTACCGCTGCTTATGGGCAATTTTTACCGACAAGTTTCTTGAATTCCGCCAGAATTGCCGCAGTTAATGTTCATGGTTCGCTATTGCCTAAATATCGGGGTGGTGCACCAATACAGTATGCGGTCATGAACGGTGATCAGGAGACAGGAATCACAATCATGGAGATGGTGAAGCAGATGGATGCGGGTGACATGTATGCCCAACAAGCACTTAGAATCACGGACCAGGACACAACGGGCACAATGTTCACTAAGCTAGCCATCCTCGGTCGTGACCTGCTGCTGGAGACGTTACCGGGTATTATCGCCGGTACGGTGAAGAAAACACCACAGGATGAAGCACTAGTGACTTTCTCACCGAACATCAGGAAAGAGGAGGAACAACTTAGAACCAAGATGACAGCTAAGCAGGCCCATAACGTGATTCGCGGTTTAAATCCTGATCCGGGTGCTTTTATGTTTTTCAATGGTGCACGGTTAAAAGTCTGGCAGAGTGAGGTTGTTGACGTTGTTACTCCTTATGAAGCGGGCTTTTTGGTCAACAATAAACGTGAGCTGACAATTAGCCTAGCCAACGGAACGGTTTTACGCTTGCTTGAGGTCCAACCCGTGGGCGGTAAGAGAATGAAGGCCAGCGATTTCTTAAATGGTCGTGCCAAAAATCTGGTGGTTGGCACACGGGTCATGACTGATGAATAA
- the priA gene encoding primosomal protein N', whose product MIAQVVVDVAAKQTDRLFEYLVPHILENDVQVGSRVVVPFGKSRKVQGFVISLVDETDYEGQLKELLMIVDELPPLTPELVDLSAWLSQYIFSYRITILKTMLPSVLRANYRKILVPLVKDDLEVRQLFGEKQEIDLAEIDDQDSTIIASINRLLRVDKIKIEYLVESRAKVKEISEITAVKSSGELRVELEKLRANAHQQQKLLNFLITEPKLPLSQTELEQQLAISGATIKVAADKGWLTRSKAEVYRRPITTQTNKNRNDLVLLPEQVQALEQITTSVNADTATTFLLEGVTGSGKTEVYLHAIANTLDEGKTALMLVPEISLTPQMVRQVQARFGDAVAVLHSGLSEGEKYDEWRRIRRNEAKVVVGARSAIFAPLQNLGLIIIDEEHESSYKQDDTPRYHARDVAFWRSDYNKATLVLGSATPSLESRARASKNVYQLLTLTKRTNQQSLPTVKILDLKEAKFAGEQFDLTQELVDAIKTRVQRKEQTILLLNRRGFSSFMLCRSCGFVLKCPNCDISLTYHKSTNQMKCHYCGHTEAVPTSCPNCHSDEIRFYGTGTQKIEEELGKLIPQARILRMDVDTTRKKGSYERILNAFGRNEADILLGTQMIAKGLDFSNVTLVGVINADTALSFPDFRSAEKTFQLLTQVSGRAGRAALKGSVLVQTYNPEHYAIVLAQSQDYERFYHQEMQVRHQGNYPPYFFTSLISVSSKNEQNAAKEAFIIKRKLMRELNGRVLILGPTPSAVSKIKQHYFYQILVKYKREPELNAFLHEIQDAAQTQKKYGLNIYIDREPDKFM is encoded by the coding sequence ATGATTGCACAAGTAGTAGTGGACGTCGCTGCAAAACAGACAGATCGCTTATTTGAATATCTGGTGCCGCACATCTTAGAAAACGATGTGCAGGTGGGCTCACGGGTCGTCGTTCCTTTTGGTAAGAGTCGGAAAGTGCAAGGGTTTGTAATCTCATTGGTTGACGAAACGGACTACGAAGGTCAGCTAAAGGAGTTACTAATGATTGTTGATGAGCTACCCCCATTGACACCGGAGTTAGTCGATTTATCCGCATGGCTCAGTCAATATATTTTCTCATACCGGATAACTATCTTGAAAACGATGCTGCCAAGTGTGCTACGGGCCAATTATCGCAAAATTTTAGTGCCACTAGTCAAAGATGATCTAGAGGTTAGGCAGCTATTTGGGGAGAAACAAGAAATTGACTTGGCCGAAATTGACGACCAAGATAGCACAATTATCGCGAGCATTAATCGTTTATTGCGCGTGGACAAGATCAAGATTGAGTACCTGGTTGAATCAAGGGCGAAAGTCAAAGAAATTAGCGAGATAACTGCGGTAAAATCGAGTGGCGAATTACGCGTGGAGCTGGAGAAGCTACGTGCTAATGCACATCAGCAACAAAAGCTACTAAATTTTCTAATTACAGAGCCTAAATTACCGCTTAGTCAAACGGAGCTAGAGCAGCAGCTGGCTATTTCCGGTGCCACAATTAAGGTAGCCGCTGACAAAGGCTGGTTAACACGATCGAAGGCTGAAGTATATCGCCGTCCCATTACCACACAGACTAATAAGAATAGAAATGACCTAGTACTTTTACCAGAACAGGTCCAAGCACTAGAACAAATCACTACCAGTGTGAATGCTGATACAGCAACCACCTTTCTACTAGAGGGCGTAACGGGTAGTGGTAAGACAGAAGTTTACCTGCATGCAATCGCCAATACGCTAGATGAAGGCAAGACTGCGCTGATGCTTGTTCCGGAGATCTCGCTCACGCCACAGATGGTCCGGCAGGTGCAGGCAAGGTTCGGCGATGCGGTGGCTGTGTTGCACAGTGGTTTAAGCGAGGGTGAGAAGTACGATGAATGGCGGCGTATTCGGCGAAATGAAGCTAAGGTAGTTGTGGGTGCACGCAGCGCTATTTTTGCGCCACTGCAGAACCTGGGCCTTATCATTATCGATGAGGAACACGAGAGCAGCTATAAACAAGATGACACGCCACGTTATCACGCACGCGATGTGGCCTTTTGGCGTAGCGATTACAATAAGGCGACACTTGTTCTTGGGAGTGCCACGCCTTCCCTAGAGAGCCGTGCACGTGCTTCTAAAAACGTCTATCAGTTATTGACGTTGACTAAACGAACCAACCAGCAGTCTTTACCGACAGTGAAAATTTTGGATTTAAAAGAGGCCAAATTTGCGGGTGAACAGTTTGACTTGACGCAAGAATTAGTTGACGCAATCAAAACCCGTGTTCAAAGAAAAGAGCAGACAATCTTACTACTGAACCGGCGGGGTTTCTCTAGCTTCATGCTCTGCCGTTCATGTGGATTCGTCCTGAAATGTCCAAACTGTGACATTAGCCTGACATATCACAAATCCACCAACCAGATGAAGTGCCATTACTGTGGCCATACGGAGGCTGTGCCGACAAGTTGTCCCAATTGTCACTCAGATGAAATTCGTTTCTATGGTACGGGAACGCAGAAGATTGAAGAAGAACTAGGTAAGCTAATTCCACAAGCAAGAATATTGCGGATGGATGTGGATACGACCAGAAAAAAGGGAAGTTACGAACGGATTCTGAATGCGTTTGGGCGAAATGAAGCGGATATTTTGCTTGGAACTCAGATGATTGCAAAAGGATTAGATTTTAGTAACGTAACTCTGGTCGGCGTAATCAACGCCGATACAGCTCTGTCTTTCCCGGATTTTCGTTCTGCCGAGAAAACTTTTCAATTGTTGACACAAGTGAGTGGTCGGGCGGGCCGAGCTGCGTTAAAGGGTTCTGTGCTCGTACAGACGTATAATCCAGAGCATTATGCCATTGTTCTTGCTCAAAGTCAGGATTATGAACGTTTCTACCACCAGGAGATGCAGGTGCGTCATCAAGGAAACTACCCGCCGTACTTCTTCACATCCCTCATTAGCGTGTCTAGTAAGAATGAGCAGAATGCCGCGAAAGAGGCTTTTATCATCAAACGAAAACTGATGCGCGAGCTGAATGGACGCGTTCTCATTTTGGGCCCCACTCCAAGCGCGGTCTCAAAAATAAAACAGCATTATTTCTATCAAATATTGGTAAAATATAAAAGAGAGCCAGAATTAAATGCATTTCTGCACGAGATCCAGGATGCAGCTCAAACACAGAAAAAATACGGACTCAACATTTATATCGATCGCGAGCCCGATAAATTTATGTAG